AAGAATATAGCGCTCGTGACTTATCAATTAAAGGACAACAAAAAGGTTTCGATCCAGAATTAATCGGGACGACAATTGCCCATCTACAAAAGCAAGGTTATCAATCAGACACTAGATTAGTGGCTGTTTTGATATCAGCATCTCAAGGTAAGTATGGTCGAAATGTAGTCAAGAGGAAATGCTTTGAGAAAGGCATAAGTTTAGAATTGTTTGAGCAAGTATGGAGTGAAACGGTAGATTTAGAGGAAGCTACTCAATCTCTTTCACAACTCAAAGATAAAGTTATGCGTAAATATCATTTAAATGACTTACATAATATAGATTCCAAAACTAAAGCTAAACTGTGGCGATACCTTCAGTATAGAGGTTTTAATCCTGGAAAATTGTTAGAACAATGGCAGTCGGAAGAAGAATCATTTTAATTAAATTGCTACTTTTTCTGTGGTAAATTGGGTCTTCAAACCCTGCGCTGAGTACCTAATTACAAGTCAGAAGGGGCTGAATGCATTAATCGTTCCAGCCATATAATAATTGCGATCGCCACACTGACACTAGCAGCTAAGGCTAACCAAAAACCGTAAACTATAGTCTTAGATTGGTCTAATGCCCAACCGCCCAAGGGAGGACCAACGGCATAACCCACAGCCCAACATAAGGAATTAATCGAGATATAAACCCCTCTTAAATTTGATGGGGCTAAATCTGCAACTAAAGCTGAAGCTGACGGCGTATAAGTAATCGTAGCTAAACTTAGGATTGCCATAGCCACAGCCGCCCAAGCTAGTTGGTTCGTAGCAGTTACTCCCATTACCCAAATCGAGATAAATCCTACCCCCCAGATTAAGGCTGAAATTATCAAAGCTTGGGGATGGCTAAAACCTCTTAACCAGCGCACAGTGGGAATTTGACCGATTATTTGGACAATTAGGTGCCAGGTAAATAGAGCGCTGAGGGTATCTGGAGCAAAACCGCGATTAGTGCCATTTAGGTTCACAAAATTGGTCATATACAAGGGCAGACTACTTTCTAACTGAGAAATATAGGTAGTAAAGATAATATTGACCAAAACATATGTCAGGAGAATGCGATCGCCCAAGGCTGTTTTCCACCCCGCAAAAGGCGATTTTGGTGCTGTATCTTGAGTAGGTAAAGTCTCTTTAATGGCGCAAAATGCGATCGCCAAAAATACTAAAAACGAGATCCCATCTATCGTAAATAAAGCCCGATAAGCACCTGTAGAGCCGATTAAAACGCCCCCAAACACAATTCCCAACCCCAACCCTAGGGAATCTCCCAAACGGGTTAAAGCATAGGCTTCTTGGCGCTGTTGTCCGATAGTTAAATCTGCAACTACAGCCTCCGTTGCGGGCCAATATAAACCTACCCCCAAACCCATCAACAGATTACCTAACACCAGAATTGGTAAGGTAGTAGTGATGGAAAAAACAAAGGCGGCTATAGCCGAAACAACCGCCGACAGCAATAAAGTTCGCTTTCGTCCCCAATGCCTAGAATCACAGATAATACCGCTACAAATCCGTCCAATTATCCCTGTAATTTGCCCGCTACCCAAAGCTAAACCCACGCTAGTGGCAGATAATCCCACTTGATTCACAAAGAAGATTGGGGCGTAAAATAAGGTAAAACCCGTACCAATTTGCGAAAGTAACCTACCAAAAATTAAAATCCAAATTTGCAGAGATAATTTAGGTAAGCCAAGCGATGCCACTAGACGGCTACGCGATCGCCAAAACTTTTGAAACAGGTGCATTTGCTAATTTTACAGTACAGACGCGATATATCGCGTCTCTTCAATATGACACCCTTTTTATTTGTAACCGATTTAGATAATACCTTAGTGGGCGATCGCGCCTCTCTCCAGGAGTTAAATCAACTCCTAGAACATCATCGGCAAACTCATGGCACCAAAATAGTTTACGCTACAGGTCGCTCTTTGTACCTTTATCAACAACTAGCTAGTGAAGCCAATTTACTGGTTCCAGATGCTTTAATTGCGGCTGTAGGAACCGAAATCTATTTGAATCGAGAAACTTCACCCCATATCGATTGGGCTAACCATCTCAATCTAGGTTGGAATCGAGAAACTGTCGTCAATATCGCGGCAGAATTTGCCGATTTATTGCCTCAATCTCACTCAGAACAAGGAAATTTTAAAGTTAGTTATTTTTTAGCCGCAGCCGCAGCAGTTGAAGTTTTACCCCGATTAGAGTCACTGTTAGAATCTGAAAAAATTGAAGCTAAATTAATCTATAGCAGTGGCAAAGATTTAGATATTATTCCTCGCCAAAGTGACAAAGGTTTAGCTGTCAAATTCATGCAAAACTATTGGCAAATGACACCCGATCAAACAGTAGTTTGTGGCGATTCTGGTAATGATATTCCCCTGTTTAGTGTCGGAGAAGAAAGAGGAATTGTAGTTGGTAATGCTCAACCAGAACTCAGTTTATGGTGTGAAGTAAACCCTGTTTCCTATCGCTATCAAGCTAAGGCTAACTATGCTGGAGGAATTTTAGAAGGGTTAATGTACTTCGGTTTTGCTAACTAACAAAATGTGAATCAACTATTTTCCGATAACTTATATTAAGGTAGGGCAAGCAAGATGCCTACCCTTTGCTTTTATACTTTTGACTCTAAGCTCCGAATAAGTGTTAGTGTAGGTTGGTTTTGGGCACGGGGCATAGGGCATGGCGGTAGGCTTAAGTGTGGGAGGAAACCTCCGACACCGCCTACCTTGGGCATAGGAATCGGAAATATACAATTAGTTCTGTTGAGGTACTTAGTAGATTATTTTATCGATCGCGTCTGTTGTAGGGGCGATCGCTGTCATATCGGTTGTCTCGATCGCGTCTGTTGTATCGGCGGTTTTCGCTATCATATCGATTGCCAACTAAGAATTCGGCACGGCAACCATTTCTGACCCAAATAATATTTCTAGTATAACCCCAATTTCTGGCACAAGTAGCTCTAGACAACTGCCTAACCAGTCTTACTCGCCCATTTGTAGCTACTGGACAGGTTTCTCTCTGATTGCGCCGGCTTTGACAGGTGATTGCTTCTCTAGCTGAAGCGGGAATGGGATTGCTAACAAGCGTACCCATACTCAAGCCAGTAACCATCAATGTGGCAGCGATCGCTTGAAGATTGATAGCCATAATACTTATATGTAATTAACTTTAAAGTATTAGACTTGAGAGGAGTAAGAACGGTTCACTTATTTTTTGATTTTATCGTTAGATACCTATAAACAATAAAGTATAATTACTTCCACGCAACTTTAGGGCTTATAGAGCATTATTGCTGAATACAAAAAAAGGAGTGCTTAACACTCCCAATCTCTAGTCGCTAGATTCCAACTAAGCCCAAAGGATTAATCCCAGTTCGTGAGGACTGCTGAGATTTTCGTGTTTGGGTAAGATCCGCAAAGTTAAACCTTGCAAACCAGAGGAATCGTAAACCACATCCCCTGTGTAAATAGTCGTCTGGTTACCGTCTTTCCCTTGCGGTTCCATGACTACAGTAGTGGGATTAACGATCTGTCCGTGGGGATCGAGCGCGCCTTGGTAGAGTTCTACTTGCACATCTTCTGGCGCTAACCCTGCTAGTTGCAAACGAGCTTTAACAGAGACAGTTTCGTTAACTTTAATGTGTGAATCTGTCGAGACATCAACTGATTCCACCTTGACTTGATACCACTGTTGGGATACCTTTTCCTTCCAACTAGCTAAGCCTTTAGCTGGAGCATAATGACCTTGAGTCATCACAAAATTGCGATCGCCTGCGGGGAAATAAGCTCGTGTCGCGTACTCTCTCACCATTCTAGCGGTGTTAAAGAACGGACAATTCAAACGAATCGCATCTTTCATCTTGGCAATCCAACCCCGTGGTAAGCCCTCAGAGTCGCGATCGTAGAATATGGGGACGACTTCTTGCTCGAATAACTCATACAAAGCATTTGCTTCTACTTCGTCTTGATATTCTAGGTTGTCTTCCGTATACTCTTCCCCATGACCGATGGGCCAACCAGTTTTGACGTAATCAGCCTCATCCCACCAACCATCAAGGATGCTGAGGTTGGGTAACCCGTTCATCGCCGCTTTCATTCCGCTAGTACCAGAAGCCTCTCTCGGTCTTCTGGGGGTGTTGAGCCACACATCACAGCCAGAAACCATCAACCGAGCTACATGGATGTCATAATCGGGCAAAAATACCACACTGTGACTCATTCCCTCTTCGCGAGTGAAATGGATAATATCGCGGATTAGCTCTTTCCCTGGTAAATCTTTGGGGTGGGCTTTCCCAGCAATCACAAATTGAACTCGGCGGTGTTTATTGGCTTTGAGGATTTTTTCAAGCCGTTCTTTATCCCGCATAAATAGGGTAGCGCGTTTGTAAGTCGCAAACCTACGGGCAAAACCGATGGTTAAAACCTTGGGATCTAGGACTTCTTCAGCTTGAGCCAATTCTGCGGCTGAAGCACCGCGATCGCGCAGGTATTTTACCAGCCTTTCTCTCGCAAACACCACTAATTCTGACCGACATCGTTCGTGATTGCGCCACAGTTCTTCATCAGGAATAGCTGAGACTTTATCCCATAATGGGTCTTCAGGGCCTTTTTCCGACCAACTAGGGCCAAGGTAGCGATCGTATAATTCTTGAGTGGACTTAGCTACGCAACTGCGGGCGTGTACCCCATTGGTAATCGAGGTAATGGGAACTTCATCCAAGGGTAACCCATTCCATAAACCGTGGAACATGGCACGAGAGACTACACCATGTAGCTTAGCGACTCCATTGACAAAGCTAGAAGTTTTCAAGGCTAAGGCTGCCATACTAAAAGGCGAACCCAAGTCTCCTGGGTTTTCTCTACCCAAGGCTAAAAACTCTTCGCGAGACAACCCATAAATATTGGCGTAGTGTCCCACAAAGTGCATAGTTTTGTCGGCTGGGAATAAATCAAATCCTGCCGATACTGGGGTATGGGTGGTAAAAATTTGGGTAGATTGAGCAACTTGTTTGGCTTCAGTGAAGCTCAAACCTTCTTCCTGCATCAGCATCCGAATTCGCTCTAAAATTAAAAACCCAGAATGTCCTTCATTGAGGTGATAAACTGTGGGTTTGTAGCCCAAAGCTTTCAGCATCCTGATTCCACCAATTCCCAACATGATCTCTTGGTGAATGCGGGTATCTAGATCCCCGCCATAGAGTTCATCCGTAATGTCTTGGTCGTAGGCGTTGTTGCTAGGGATATTGGTGTCTAGGACATACAATTTCACTCTACCAACATCAATTCGCCATACTCGCGCTTGCACTTTCCGACCAGGGTATTCTACCTCTATGAGCAACTCCGAACCATCTGCTTTGCGTTCGAGATGGACGGGCATATTATAGAAGTCATTGACTGGATAGCGTTCTTGCTGCCAACCATCGGCGTTTAGATATTGAGCGAAGTAACCTTCTTGGTAAAGTAAGCCCACTGCAACCAAGGGTAATCCTAAGTCGCTAGCCGCTTTCAGATGGTCTCCTGCTAAAACGCCTAAACCGCCCGAATAAATCGGTAAACAATCAACTAGACCGTATTCTGCACAAAAATAAGCGTAACATTCTTGACTTTCAGGTTTGCGATGGCGACGATACCAGCTACCTTCTTGCAAATAATCATCTAGCAAACGCACAGCGCGTTCCATATGGGCTAAGAAACCTTCATCCTCAGCAACTTCTTTGAGTCTGGCTTGGCTAATTAGCCCTAACATTAAGACAGGATTATGACGACTGGATTCCCACAAATCTCGGTCTAGACGACGAAATAAGTCTTTGGCTTCAGTGTTCCAATCCCAATGCAAATTGTATGCTAGATGACGCAGTGGTTCTAGTTGTGGCGGTAAAGAAGGAGATACATTGAATGTCCGAATCGGCTGCATATAAGGAAATGGTCTCCAAGTTTGAATGGTGCTATTTTCACTCGATTTCTAGCGGAAGTTTTGCAACTATTGTCACTATTTTGGTCACAACTAGCAGAGGAGCGGTAGAGTTTTGGCGATCGCCTATCATTAAAGCTAAATGAGCCTAAGTTGCCTATAATTGAGGAGCTTGCCTCCTCATAATGTTCGGTGGCGATCGCCAGTTAGAAAAACTACTTCCCTAGGCGAATGCTAAGGGCAAAAATCGGTTTAGTGTAAGCCTTTAACTGTCAAGTAGTAGTTTAGTAGATTACACTGTAGCGAAATTATCGATATATCTCAACCTTTTCCCAATCCCCACTCACCAGTCCCCAATCCCAAATTAGACAGTCATAATATCCTTTTCTTTTTCTGCTAGTAATGCCTCAATCCTTTCTGTGTATTTAGTTGTCATTTTTTGAAGTTTATCTTGTAGATCCTTCGATTCATCTTCAGGGATTTCGTGGTTTTTCTCTTGTTTGCGAACGCTATCTACGGCATCGCGCCGAATATTCCGAATTGAGACTTTTCCTTCTTCGGCAAATTTGCCAGCTAGTTTGACAAATTCTTTGCGGCGATCGCTAGTCAGTGGTGGTATATTCAGGCGGATTGCTGAACCATCATTATTAGGGGTTAAGCCTAGATCTGACAAAGAAATTGCTTTCTCAATCAGATTGAGGCTGCCTTTATCATAAGGTTGAATACTAATTGTGCTAGCGTCAGGAGTATTAATACTTGCTAAAGATTTTAAAGGAGTTGGCGTTCCATAATATTCCACCATTACCCTATCCAATAAACTTGTACTGGCTCTACCTGTACGAATCGTGTTAAAAGCTCGTTGAGCAGATTCAACTGCTTTTTGCATATGAATTTCTACATCAGCTAACTTCACAATTGCCTCCCACTAAAGTACCAACGGCTTCTCCCATTACAGCACGGTTAATATTACCGCGAACCGATAGATCGAAAACAATAATAGGGATATTATTTTCTTTACACAAAGCGATCGCAGTGCTATCCATCACCCGCAAATCGTGAGTTAGGACGTGTCCGTATGTCAGAGTTTGATAACGTTTAGCTTCAGGGTTGGTATGGGGATCGCTATCATAAATTCCATCTACCTTGGTAGCTTTAAAAATTACGTCAGCATCAATTTCTGCTGCTCGCAGCGCTGCCGTGGTATCTGTAGTAAAAAATGGATTCCCTGAACCAGCGCCAAAAACCACGACCCTACCTTTTTCTAAATGGCGAATCGCCCGACGACGGATGTAAGGTTCTGCTACCTCTTGCATGGCTATGGCTGATTGCACTCTAGTCGGAATTCCAATCTTTTCCAAAGCATCTTGCAAAGTCATGGCATTCATCACAGTAGCGATCATTCCAATATAATCGGCTGTGGCTCGGTCCATACCCGCCGAGGCACCTTTGACTCCTCGAAATATGTTACCACCACCCACCACAATTGCTAACTGGATGCCAGAATTGATAACTTCTGCTACTTCTTGAGCTATTTGTTGGACAATCCCAGGATCGATACCATAACCCAAGTTGCCCATTAAGGCTTCCCCACTTAACTTGAGCAATACTCGCTTGTAAGCTATCCCCATGCTGAGTCTCTTTTTTGCTCCCAAATTCTCAGAGGCTGAAGTACCCGCAAAACTAATGTTTGGATTTTCTCAGACTCACTAAGTTGATTCATGCCTAATTTATGGCTTATTAGGTTCGTTGTCAAACTCAATTTAAGAGAAGGAAGAAGTCAGATGTAGAGACGTAGCAGTGCTACGTCTCCACAGGAGTCCAGCATTACACCCCTAAAACTGTTAAAATCGTGCTTCATGAGCCACCATATCCATGATGGTCTGCTGTGTGCCTTCTTCTAGAGAGTTTTCGAGGGGATGACGTTGAATATAAGTACCATCTGGTTGCAAATCCCAGGCTTGGCGGTTATCTGCTAGCATTACACCCAGTATTTCTTGGATATCTTTGATAATATGAGGATCTTCTATGGGAGTAATGGCTTCTACTCTTTTATCTAGATTGCGAGACATCCAGTCAGCACTACCAATATACACTTCATCTTCACCATCATTATAGAAGTAGAATATCCTAGAATGCTCTAGATAGCGACCGATAATACTGATAACACGGATATTATCGCTAACTCCAGTTATTCCTGGGCGCAAAGAACACATTCCTCTGATAATTAGGTCTATTTGTACCCCAGCTTGAGAAGCTTCATACAGAGTAGCCATGATTTGGGGATCGAGTAAAGCGTTCATTTTGGCGACAATCCGACCGTGTTTCCCTTTTTGACAATGTTCTATTTCCCGACGAATCAAGAAGATGAAGCGATCGCGCATATTCACAGGGGCGATCAAAAGTTTCCTATAAGACCTTTGGCGGGAATATCCAGTGAGGTAATTGAATAAATCTGTTAAATCTGCCCCTAATTCTTCACTACAGCTAAAGATGCCCAAATCAGTGTAAATCCTGGCGGTTTTGGGATTGTAATTTCCGGTTCCAATATGAACATAACGACGGATTCTTTCTTCTTCTTTCCTAACTACTAAAATAACTTTAGTATGAGTTTTTAAACCCACTAAACCGTAAACGACGTGTACTCCAGCTTGTTCTAATTTTCTCGCCCAGTTAATATTATTTTCTTCATCAAATCTAGCTTTTAATTCGACTAAAACGGCTACTTGTTTCCCATTTTCAGCCGCTTTAATTAA
The window above is part of the Merismopedia glauca CCAP 1448/3 genome. Proteins encoded here:
- a CDS encoding regulatory protein RecX; protein product: MNCQEYFLYLLARQEYSARDLSIKGQQKGFDPELIGTTIAHLQKQGYQSDTRLVAVLISASQGKYGRNVVKRKCFEKGISLELFEQVWSETVDLEEATQSLSQLKDKVMRKYHLNDLHNIDSKTKAKLWRYLQYRGFNPGKLLEQWQSEEESF
- a CDS encoding MFS transporter, whose amino-acid sequence is MHLFQKFWRSRSRLVASLGLPKLSLQIWILIFGRLLSQIGTGFTLFYAPIFFVNQVGLSATSVGLALGSGQITGIIGRICSGIICDSRHWGRKRTLLLSAVVSAIAAFVFSITTTLPILVLGNLLMGLGVGLYWPATEAVVADLTIGQQRQEAYALTRLGDSLGLGLGIVFGGVLIGSTGAYRALFTIDGISFLVFLAIAFCAIKETLPTQDTAPKSPFAGWKTALGDRILLTYVLVNIIFTTYISQLESSLPLYMTNFVNLNGTNRGFAPDTLSALFTWHLIVQIIGQIPTVRWLRGFSHPQALIISALIWGVGFISIWVMGVTATNQLAWAAVAMAILSLATITYTPSASALVADLAPSNLRGVYISINSLCWAVGYAVGPPLGGWALDQSKTIVYGFWLALAASVSVAIAIIIWLERLMHSAPSDL
- a CDS encoding sucrose-phosphate phosphatase — encoded protein: MTPFLFVTDLDNTLVGDRASLQELNQLLEHHRQTHGTKIVYATGRSLYLYQQLASEANLLVPDALIAAVGTEIYLNRETSPHIDWANHLNLGWNRETVVNIAAEFADLLPQSHSEQGNFKVSYFLAAAAAVEVLPRLESLLESEKIEAKLIYSSGKDLDIIPRQSDKGLAVKFMQNYWQMTPDQTVVCGDSGNDIPLFSVGEERGIVVGNAQPELSLWCEVNPVSYRYQAKANYAGGILEGLMYFGFAN
- a CDS encoding DUF3011 domain-containing protein codes for the protein MAINLQAIAATLMVTGLSMGTLVSNPIPASAREAITCQSRRNQRETCPVATNGRVRLVRQLSRATCARNWGYTRNIIWVRNGCRAEFLVGNRYDSENRRYNRRDRDNRYDSDRPYNRRDR
- the glgP gene encoding alpha-glucan family phosphorylase; the protein is MQPIRTFNVSPSLPPQLEPLRHLAYNLHWDWNTEAKDLFRRLDRDLWESSRHNPVLMLGLISQARLKEVAEDEGFLAHMERAVRLLDDYLQEGSWYRRHRKPESQECYAYFCAEYGLVDCLPIYSGGLGVLAGDHLKAASDLGLPLVAVGLLYQEGYFAQYLNADGWQQERYPVNDFYNMPVHLERKADGSELLIEVEYPGRKVQARVWRIDVGRVKLYVLDTNIPSNNAYDQDITDELYGGDLDTRIHQEIMLGIGGIRMLKALGYKPTVYHLNEGHSGFLILERIRMLMQEEGLSFTEAKQVAQSTQIFTTHTPVSAGFDLFPADKTMHFVGHYANIYGLSREEFLALGRENPGDLGSPFSMAALALKTSSFVNGVAKLHGVVSRAMFHGLWNGLPLDEVPITSITNGVHARSCVAKSTQELYDRYLGPSWSEKGPEDPLWDKVSAIPDEELWRNHERCRSELVVFARERLVKYLRDRGASAAELAQAEEVLDPKVLTIGFARRFATYKRATLFMRDKERLEKILKANKHRRVQFVIAGKAHPKDLPGKELIRDIIHFTREEGMSHSVVFLPDYDIHVARLMVSGCDVWLNTPRRPREASGTSGMKAAMNGLPNLSILDGWWDEADYVKTGWPIGHGEEYTEDNLEYQDEVEANALYELFEQEVVPIFYDRDSEGLPRGWIAKMKDAIRLNCPFFNTARMVREYATRAYFPAGDRNFVMTQGHYAPAKGLASWKEKVSQQWYQVKVESVDVSTDSHIKVNETVSVKARLQLAGLAPEDVQVELYQGALDPHGQIVNPTTVVMEPQGKDGNQTTIYTGDVVYDSSGLQGLTLRILPKHENLSSPHELGLILWA
- the frr gene encoding ribosome recycling factor, giving the protein MKLADVEIHMQKAVESAQRAFNTIRTGRASTSLLDRVMVEYYGTPTPLKSLASINTPDASTISIQPYDKGSLNLIEKAISLSDLGLTPNNDGSAIRLNIPPLTSDRRKEFVKLAGKFAEEGKVSIRNIRRDAVDSVRKQEKNHEIPEDESKDLQDKLQKMTTKYTERIEALLAEKEKDIMTV
- the pyrH gene encoding UMP kinase produces the protein MGIAYKRVLLKLSGEALMGNLGYGIDPGIVQQIAQEVAEVINSGIQLAIVVGGGNIFRGVKGASAGMDRATADYIGMIATVMNAMTLQDALEKIGIPTRVQSAIAMQEVAEPYIRRRAIRHLEKGRVVVFGAGSGNPFFTTDTTAALRAAEIDADVIFKATKVDGIYDSDPHTNPEAKRYQTLTYGHVLTHDLRVMDSTAIALCKENNIPIIVFDLSVRGNINRAVMGEAVGTLVGGNCEVS